One window of Desulfurobacteriaceae bacterium genomic DNA carries:
- a CDS encoding transposase — translation MKSWKKKNNWEELMAYFKYPFEMRGLMYTTNIIESHNSKFRKATDRKRVFSSDQFLLESLYLVVVELEKKWSRSAVRN, via the coding sequence ATCAAAAGTTGGAAGAAGAAGAACAATTGGGAAGAGCTGATGGCCTACTTCAAGTATCCTTTTGAGATGAGGGGGTTAATGTATACGACAAATATCATAGAAAGCCACAACAGCAAGTTCAGGAAAGCTACCGATAGAAAGAGAGTTTTCTCTAGCGACCAGTTTCTTTTGGAGAGCCTTTATTTAGTAGTAGTTGAGCTTGAAAAGAAGTGGAGCAGGAGTGCTGTAAGGAACTGA